Genomic segment of Dasypus novemcinctus isolate mDasNov1 chromosome 4, mDasNov1.1.hap2, whole genome shotgun sequence:
GCTCAAGGGTTTGGGGGTTCCTGGTGAATCCCCAGACAAGAGTCCAGAAGAGGAGGATGGAAAGGGGGTGGCCTGCCAGGGAGGGATTCCTCCTCTGCCTCACTGTCTGTCTTCTGCTTCAAGGTAAGATGGGGCCAGAGCAGCAGAAGATGGGAATGCTGATCTGGATGACATCCAGAAACTCCCTCATAGTTCAGAACTGGAAGGCATCTGAAATGGATGGgttaagtattttttttccacATAGTATCTGTCTTGGCTTCCTTCTAGGGACAGATCAGTACACACAGTCCCTCTCCCATTGGCAGGCATAGGAATCTATCAAATTGTCTGTCCTTCCACTTTACCATCTTTCCAATTCCACCCATTCCTTTCCTTTCTACCAACACACAGCATCTATGTATAAGGTAGCTTAGGTCGTGTTGGCAATAACATAACTTTTTTCCCACCTCACTTGGGAAGATCTCGTAGAGGAGGTGATATGGAGGGAAAAGGGTAATATTTGTTTCCCCTGGAATATATCTCTCCCTAGTTTGGAGATGGACCTTATTAATTAACTGGCACGGACGGTTAGTAAAAGAGGCTTAGGAAAGGACCTTTTGAGCTATAATTACAGAAATAATCACATGGTCATTAGGGGGTGGGATGTGGGTATGATGGGCAGAAGGGCTTGTGCATTTCACCTTATGCCCTTGTATAGCTCCACCAACCACAAGGTGGATGATCCATGAGATCTCCTCAAGATGGTGATGATATAAATGGCTCCCACAGATCTTAGAGGAAGTCACTGAATTTGAGAAGGGTACAATGCACAGCACACAGTAGGTGGTCAAATAAATTCGCATTGAATATAAAACTCCATAAATTCCTGCATAGTTTATATCACACTCGTGGTTACTTTTCTTCaagtttttcctttcaggaaatGGGAAAACCTGAAAGTGAGAAGGGAAAATTGAAGACAAAAACTTCTGAGGGAAATTTTGTTCAGTGACTATGAGGAAGAATCATAATAGagctagagagaaaaaaatgtagtCAGAGGAAGGCCAAGACTTTAGGGTTGTGAGTACAGAAGGAGTGGGAGTGCCAGAGCGGCTGTTTGCATACAAATTTGGGTAGGATTTATATGGGATCAAAACACAGGAAGCAAGGTCTGAGCCCTGACTAGCCTCACCGCATCAGCCTCCACCATTTGCCTACTAGACCAGCCCATCCTCCCTGGCCTTGGCAGGAGGGCTTTGGCCTCGGGAGTCCTGGCTCAGGAAGGAAGCTCACATGCTTCTCCTggtgtccattttttttttttttttctctgcaggCTTCAGTCCTGGCAATCCTCTCACTTAGGAAGCACAACGACCCTGCTTCCATCTCACAGGCTTTCCGTTCTCCACAGGAAGGGCCAATACTTTTACCATCAATTGCACAGGGTTTGACCTGCATGGGGTGGATCCTGCTGCCTTCCAGGCTGTGTTTAACCAGAAAGACTTCCGTCCAGTCATCAACTACAGTGCCCCCACCCATGTCAACATCTCCTTCACCCTGTCTGCCATCCTGGAAGTGGTGAGTGCCGACTCCTCTGTTCTGTCCATTGCCTTCTAACAGGGGCAATGGTCCTGTGCCCCCAACAGCCCAGCATTGCCCTGGTTCAGTGGTGAGTAAAACATGCCCTGAACAGACCTTTACAAGTCACATGCTCATCCTATGGAGTGGGGAAATGAGTGGAATGCTGCGGAGACATTTCTGCCCAGAACATTTGTCCTTGAGTCCGGCCCTTATGGGAATATTCTACAAAAAAATACACAgttgatgtttttttttaacctacatTTTTCCATGCGATCTGGATTTTTCTGACctgactttttttgtgtgtgagttgTGATTAAAAAGCTGCATGCACTGTCACACAGGACCACTTAGGAAACAAGTAAAGGCAGGAGGTAGACTAGGACCTGATTTCGTTGAGTTAATGATCCTGgatgggaattttattttattattattatttttaatcaggATGCACAACTTCAGCTGCTGACATCATTTCTGTGGCTAAATATGGTATGTGAGATCTAggcttcttctttcttctctctttctcctccctgcctccaccctgcccacccccccacccccacccccctttatGTTTTTGTGGCTTTGCTTGCAAAAATTGTTTGTTGAAGTTGACAATGCCTGAGGGAACAGACAAATCCAGCCAGAACGGAGTCAGTTCTGGTGACAAATAGCTTTCTGGGCTGCCAATCAACTTTgaaaagcatacacagaaaatacagagagaaGGAGGGCAACACAGGAAGTCTCTAGGAAAGCTTCAGGGTCCAAATGTAGCCAGGGATAAGCTTAAGATTTCCCTTGCCAGTGAGGTGAAAAGCCAGTAGGACTTTGTTAGTAAGCGATGGGAGACAGTTATCAccaagaagagaagaggaagcaGAGTTTAAAAGGAAATGAGTTCAAAAGCAACATGCAAAgagcagatgtagcccaagtggttgaaagcctgcttcccatatgcaaggtcctgagttcgatccccagtacctcctaaaaacaacaaacaaacaaatgaaaaaacaactctcactggggagcagatgtagctcctgcttcccatgtaagaggttctgggttcaatctccggtacctcctgaaaaaaaaaaaatgaacatgcataaaaaTGTACATAGTATGATTTTATCTgtgtaaatgaaaatgaatgctggaatacattttttttttttactggaataGCACACAAGAAAGTTAATAGTGGGGCTGAAATGGGGATAGGGACTGAGTTAGGGATCAAGGAGCAAgaacattactttttttttttaagattttatttttatttatttctctccccttccccaccactgtctgctctctgggcccattcactgtgtgttcttctgcgtctgcttgcattatccagtggcactgggaagctacatctcttttttgttgcgtcatcttgctgcatcagttctccgtgtgtggggtgccactcctgggtgggctgcacttttttcatgcagggtggctttccttgcagggcgcactccttgcacatggggctcccctatgtgggggcacccctacgtggcatggcactccgtaagcacatcagcgctgtgcgtggtgggccagctcaccacatggtccaggaggtcctgggtgttGAACCCCGGTAGACAgtcactctatcagttgagccatgtccgcttccctattaCTTTTTATAGTATACCTTTCTGGAATGGTTGAAGTTTTAGTATATGCCTATAGTACATACATTTtggaaaagtatatatatatgcatttttaaaggaACAGAAGGATAGGAGATGCTGACCCAAACTAGCTCCTGGTTTCAGCCATACCATAACTCATGCCTCTGTGCCCTGTGCTGTAGATCTGGGATAACCCATTCATCAGCTGGAACCCGGAAGAATGTGGTGATATCAGGAAACTCACTGTGACAACTGAGAACCTGTGGCTCCCAGACATCTTCATTGAGGAATCGTGGGTATCAGGGTGGGGGAAAGCTAGAGGGAAGCCCCGCCTGCAAGGAACGTGTCAGAAGCAGGATAGGGCAATCCCATCCCATGGGGCCACTAAAAACTCATTTCAGAGAGAACTAAGATCACAGATGATCAACATCTCCCTAGAATGGGAAAATGGTGGGCAGGAAAAATGACCGAGGGACTAGAATGAGAGAAATGGGGAAGCTTTGACTTAAAAGAGAAACCTAAACTCATGTGAGCACTTGCCTCCCTCGCCTTCTGCACTTAGCATGGATGTGGCGCAGACCCCGGAAGGCCTCTCTGCGTATGTGAGTAATCAGGGCCGCATCAGCTACAGCAAACCAATGCGCGTGACCAGCATCTGTAGCCTGGACATCTTCTACTTCCCTTTTGATGAGCAGAACTGCACATTAACCTTTAGCTCTTTCCTATACACAGGTGAGTTTGCAGTGGAGGTTTGGCGACACGGTCAATGAGATCAACCAGCAGGGTACCAAAAAATCATACACAGAGAAAGTAATTTTAATACATAGAAAAGGGGTTTGCTGACTGGGGGGTGTGGATGGTGGGGAAAGAGGAGCTGAACTGAGGAGGGGGAAAGATCTCCtgagaaattcagaaaataaataggCAGCCGAGCATCATGAGAATCATTTTGTTGGCAATTTGAAAAAGGTAGCTAAGGTAACTTTCTAATCCATCACTCTGATACCCACACAGAGTGGGTGCTGAACAGATGTGTGTTGAATGTTTGTCTCCCCTGCAGTGGAAAACATGTTGCTGGGCATGGACAAGCAAGTGTGGGAAATAGCAGACACTTCTCGTGACGTCGTCCGCACACAGGGGGAGTGGGAGCTCTTGGGCATCAACAAAGCCACCCCAAAGATGTCCGTGGGCTCCAGTCTTTTTGACCAGATCATGTTCTATGTGAGCCCAGAGATTCTGGCACTGCCATCTTCCCCTCATACCTCCATCATTAGACCCTCCCGAGTCCCAGAACAAGGGACTTCTCTCATTCATTGTTCCAAGACCGGAAAGCCATAGCCCTCAGAGACTTCCTCTCTCCTGAGATCCCCCAAACCATCCCTCCCTTTGGGACCTGCCTGCTCTACCCTAGATCCCCTTGGGTGGATGTGGGGGATCTTGTTCATCATATGAGAACTGTTCCTCACCAGCCCCAGAAAGAGCCCCTGGGGGGATGAGGACACCAAGAAAGGATGGGACTGGAGCCATCCCTCAGTCTCCCTGCAGGCCTAGGTTCACCTGGTTCTCTGCCCACTCCTCCCCACCAGGTGGCCATCAAGCGCAGGCCCAGGCTCTACGTCATAAACCTGCTGGTGCCCAGCGGCTTTCTGGTTGCCATCGATGCCCTCAGCTTCTACCTGCCGGCCGAAAGTGGGAATCGAGCACCCTTCAAGATAACCCTTCTGCTGGGCTACAATGTCTTTCTGCTCATGATGAATAAATTGCTCCCGGCTAATGGCACTCCACTCATCAGTAGGTCCCCTGCCACTGTTGAGAAAATGAGTAAAAATTGGGGTGAAGCAGATGGGGCTGTTGAAATGGCTAGACCCGCTGAAGCAGCAGAGAGAAAGAAGGCATCCTAGAAAGGGACCTTTGTGTGAAACAGAGATACACTTGCTGGTGCCCCAGTTATCTCCATCTGCCTTACTCAGGTGTGCacctcatccccaccccaggtgtctaCTTTGCCCTGTGCCTGACCCTGATGGTGGTCAGCCTGCTGGAGACCGTCTTCATCACCTACCTGCTGCACCTGGCCACCACCCAGCCCCCACCTGTGCCTCAGTGGCTCCACTCCCTGCTGCTTCGGTGTACCTGCCCAAGGAAATGCTGCCTCACTGCACTCCAGAAGGACAACAGGGGCCAAGGCCTCAGCGCCCCCTGCTTGCCTGGTAAGTACGAATCATACCTTCTCTCTGCACCCAGCCCCACTTCCTCAATCCCCCACTTCTCTGTTCCTGTCCCCTTCTTGACCCACAGTTGAATCTCTGTACTCTTCATAGACCTGAAGGAGCCAGGGGAGTTGGtggggaaggagctgggacccaGAGAGACCAAGTTAAATGGGAGCTCAGGACTGACAAGGGTCCAGCTAGTTGACCTGTGGGTGCAGCTCAGCCACATGATGGACACACTGCTCTTCCGCCTCTACCTgctcttcctggcttcctccaTCTGCACGGTCATTGTCCTCTGGAACACCTAGGTTCTATCTGTCTAAGAGCAAATGTTCAGTTTCCCTTGGCCTCGATTGACCATCGCAGACCCTTGGTCCTCTCTCCAACCTGCCTACACAAACCCAAATACACCCAGTATCCCAGCTCCAGCCCTCCCTAGGCTTAAATAAAACCACCTCTGACTACCCCAGAAATgggactctatttccaaatataaTGAATTCAGAATATACATGTGtatgttaaaaatataatttttactgGAAATCGAAGACTTTGTAATAAATAACAATTATTTATCAAAAAATtactcttgggaagtggacttggcccagtggttagggcgtccgtctaccacatgggaggtccgcggttcaaacctctggcctccttgacccgtgtggagctggcccatgcgcagtgctgatgcgcacaaggagtgctctgccacgcaggggtgtcctccgcatgggggagccccacgcacaaggactgcgccccataaggagagcctcccagcacgaaagaaagtgcagcccacccaagaatggcactgcacacacggagagctgacacaagatgacacaacaaagagaaacacagattcccgtgccgctgacaacaacagaagtggacaaagacgaacatgcagtggatggacacagaacagacaactggggtgggggggatggggagagaaataaaataaataaataaatcttaaaaaaaaaagttactcttCATGTTACTAGCATAAATTAAACAGGCTAACATATATAGTTATTCTTCTAATAactatgtgctcaataaatatttcttaagtatttattctggaGGCTGAAGACACAGCAGTgaaccaaaacaacaaaaatctctACTCTCCTGGGGCTTATATTGCAGTGGGGAAATGAGGGAGGTGgacaaaaaaggataaataagTGAAACATATAGTTTGTGCTAAGAGACAAGGAGAAAAAGCTGAGTGGGGAAGGGAGAATAGGAATTGGAGAACGGATTTTGTAAGCTTAGGTGGGGCGGCCGGGGAAGGGCTCATAATAACTTCTTGCCTGGCTGGCTCTGATGGATTATTTCACAACACCCCTGAGAGGTGGAGACTGTCAAAACCCAGTCTTTCTCAGGAGGCTCAGATATCCAggtgacttgcctaaggtcatgCAAGTCTTgctctttttagttatttttctcaGTGGAAAGTTTCAAGTATGCAGTTTAGCATAATGCTTATTGAGCACAGACACTGGTGAGCACTGTGGGAAATTGAGAATGCATCAAACATGAGCTCTGCCCTCAAGCCTTGTAGCCCAGCTggagaaataaaatttctattaAGTCATTCCTATTAAATGtagaacatgtttttaaattttcatggagTGCCCTAAAAGAGAAACTGCTATAAAGTTCAGGGGAGTAAGGCTGCTTCTAACTGGAGTGGGGGTTCTTAATCTCAGGTGCATGCTAGAATCATCTGAGGAGCTTTTTAAATAATACTAATGTCCAGCCTcaccccagaccaattaaatcagaatctttgaCACGGCTCCAGCTTTGGTATGTCTGAAAGTTTCCCCACAAGGTCCAAATATGCAGCCCTAGTTGAAACAACTGAGCTAGATGCTAGGAGAGTTTCATGTAGAGGAGGTGATATTTGACTTGAGCGTTGAAGGATGACTAAAATCTGAACAAACATGAGGCTTGCCATGATTGACTGATCACAATAGACCTCTGCGGTTATGTTTAGGAAGAATCACAGCAGATTTGGCCTCCGTGGGTCCAGGAGTTTGTACAACAGTAGTTGAGATAGTTGTGTCAAAGCAGTCTTGGTGCTCTAATGGCAGTGTCCAGAACaaagtcaaaaatcacttgccagCAATAACCACACCACAGAATGTAAACTGGTgaagccactttggaaaacagtttggtagttcctcaaaatattaaacatagagttaccatattacccagcaatccTATGCttaggtatatatccaggagAAATAAAACCTGTatacgaatgttcatagcagcattgttcctaAAAGCAagagtggaaacaatccaaacatccatcaatggatgaatggataaacaaaatgtggtatagccacACAAATGGAAACTTACTAGGCAACAAAAGGACTAAAGAACTGATCCGTGCAACATTATGCCAAGGGAGATGCAAAGCACAAAAGACCACATTTTGTAAAATTCctcatatgaaatgtccagagtagGCAAATCTATAGCACCTGAAGAtaaattagtggttgcctaggtcAAGGTTGGGAGCAGGGCAAGTGGGTGAGGAATGACTTCTTATGGGTTCAGGACTTCTTTTTTGggtgatgaaagtgttctaaaattaaaCTGTGGCGATGGTTGCACAGCGTtacaaatatactaaaaaccattgaattttaTACCTAAAAGGGtgcattttttgtgtgtaaattACAGCTTAAAGCTattaaagaacaacaaaaaagaaatagccaTACCGCAAAACTTTCTCTGCACTTTACTTCACTCCTGATTCATCTCCCATTCTGCTGCTCCCCAATTCTCTGATCCCTGGCTCCATTTATTCAACTTTCTCCAGGGTCTGCCCCTTGTTCTCTTCTGCCATCTGATGACTCACCTGGGGCTCACTGAGCTCAGTTCCCCACTCACCCTCAGCTCTGCGTGCTTCCTGGATTTTGACACCACACACAGCTTCAGGTCAAGACACAGCTTGTACCACCTCTAGCTATTTGAAGCCCTCACCAGTCAGGAGTCTGGACCCCCTGAGAGGAGATGGGGATTCAGATATTATCCTGAGATTAGTATTTCCCAGAGCCTTGGACTATTTCCCAAGGTGGTGGGGGAGCTTGGGAGAGTGCAGTGGGTATTAATAGCCCTGCTTCACTCTCTGCAAGATGAAAATACAGGACTGGGCTAGCCCATAACCACTGCTGATCAGCTGGCAGATAGAGCTCCTATACATGTCGTATACCATCATACTTAAGTGAAGGCTCACCCCTTGATATGGCCCATCAGTTTTATAGTCCCCAGAGCAGCAATACTGAATACAAagtagtcattcattcatttatccaataTTTACTGAGGGCTTAGTTATGTAGTCAGCATTTTTTTCGAAGTGCTACTGATATgtcaaaaaataagaggtttattttttaagtcacAAGTTAAATAATATTAGTCGTATTGTGATCATTGttctaaagaaattaaaacagaatacTAGAACAGAGAATGACACAAGAGTTCCAGAaaggactgacaatatgatagccaggccctgagcctcaacagacttcagctcctacactctgatttattggacttactccactcagctaacatggagttgaagaatatcaaccaccacaccatggagcctagagtgcctacaactgaaagcaggaggattgcagccagtatccatgtggaatctaagccccctcttgatatagatgtggaatggacacaaccaatccaaggtccacaggaaggaggaatacagtaaggatcagagtggacttaatgatattctattcatgaactattatagttaataatcaagaaaatgtggcattgatgtggaaaaagtggccatggtggctgctgggtgcggggaatgggaggaagagaagagatgtggaggcattctcgggacttggagttgtcctgggtggtgccccagggacaattgccggatgttgtatgtcctcccatggcccactggatggaacgtgggaaagtgtgggctatggtgtggaacacgggacatggggtgcagcaatgcccggagatgtactcaccagacgcaatggatgtgacatgatgatgggggagagtgttactgtggggggagtggtggggtgggggtggtgggggtgaatggggacctcatatttttttaatgtaatatctttttaaaaaatgaataaattgagtagaatttgaaaaaaaaaaaaaaagagttccagAAAGGCTTCTCTGAACAACTGACGTTTGTGCCAGTTGAGACATGAATCACtgacatggagacagtggccacactGGAGACAgtgagttgctgagggcagaagagggaataagaggtgtgatatgggggcatttttgggacttggagttgtcctgaatgaaattgcagggatggatgtaggccattatatatcctgccataacccactgaatggactgggggagagtgtaaactacaatgtaaactataatctatgcagtgtagcagtgccccaaagtgtactcatcaaatgcaatgaatgtgccacactgatgaaagaggttgttgatgtgggaggagtgggggggagtgggggtatatgggaccctcttatgttttttaatgtaacattttatgtgatctatgtatttttttttaaaaagacaattaaaaaaacttgctaaaataaaaaataaaaaaagaaagagataatgaTGAGATGTATCCTGGTAATATTATATGGATCTATTTATAAGGGAAGGTAAGATGAAGAATGATAGGCAGAAATATAATTCTAGAAGTAGATCTGAGTAGTCAGGATCTGTAGATGAGCAAGATAAGAAATTGGAGGACAGTCTCATGCTATTTATTTTGTCGTTATTGCATAATGTTTAAGGTTTGTGAAAGTGAGAATTTATTGTCTGCTCAAAGGGTTTAGAACAGtactttaaaaatggttttatgcacacagagagcagacagctagtgCAAAAAActggggtagaaataaataaaataaatctttttttaaaaaagaaaagaacataaacAATTCAATTAGAAAAGAGGCAAAAGACATGAGCAAACATTTCACTGAAGAGGTTATACAGATGGCAaacaagcacataaaaaaatgttcaacatcattagccattagaggaagtaaattaaaaccacaatgagatatcactatgCATCTGTCAGGAAGGCTGAAAAAATAATGACAACACCGAATGTTGGCAAGAATGCCAAAAAACTGGATCGAtcgttgtgatggttaggttcatgtgtggtcagttgtttgttcaagcaagcacttggTCTAATTGTTACTTGAGGATGTTTTAtgggatttaaatcattagtgagttgattgcatctgtggctgatgatatttacaatcaactggggagactgccttcagcaatgagagccatctcattcaatcagttgacgACTTTAGAAGAagggatgatttcagcagtcaggagagagaatttccatctctacttcagacagacagcttctcctggggaattcatcgaaaacttccatcagagttcccagtttgcagcctgccttatggaatttggacttatgcatccccatggtcacatgacacaattttacaaaatctcatGATATTTACAGATACCACTCGTTGGctgtgtttccctagagaactctaacACAATCATACATCGCTGGTGGGATGtacaatggtacagccactctggaaaacagcttggcagtttctcttccaaataaacgTGCAGTtatcatacaacccagcaattgcaAATCTGGACTTTTATCCCAGAGAAACAGGAATGTATGGTCATGCAAAAATCTGCTCACAACAGTTTGTAGAAGCTTTATTTTTAGTGGCAGAAAGTGGAAACAATGCAGATGTCCTTCAATGGGTTAGTGATTAAACAAACTGTAGTCCATCCATAACGTGGAATGCTGCTCAGCAGTGAAAAGGAACAAACTAGTGACACACACGAAAACTTGGGTGAATCTCCAGAGagtcatgctaagtgaaaaaaaaaggtgaatactgtatgattccatttatataacagtctttttctttctgcctggaCAGAGCTTTATTTCTGTGTGATTTATTTTTACATCACATATCACACTGTCCTGTATCTCTACTATTCTTTGCCCAAAGGCTAGGCTGTGAGTGCCTTGCAGGTCAGGACTGTGACTTCTTCAAAACTAGGGTCCCTGTGCCTTGCCCcgtgcctgacacacagtagaCCTTTGGTGACTATATATTCACAGcctaagaaaaaaattgaaaacttaaGGATATTGGAAAGCTAAAAGTAataggatggaaaaagatatgtcATGCAGacacta
This window contains:
- the LOC101436602 gene encoding 5-hydroxytryptamine receptor 3C, which codes for MRMFHNMEAQRPCFHLTGFPFSTGRANTFTINCTGFDLHGVDPAAFQAVFNQKDFRPVINYSAPTHVNISFTLSAILEVDAQLQLLTSFLWLNMIWDNPFISWNPEECGDIRKLTVTTENLWLPDIFIEESMDVAQTPEGLSAYVSNQGRISYSKPMRVTSICSLDIFYFPFDEQNCTLTFSSFLYTVENMLLGMDKQVWEIADTSRDVVRTQGEWELLGINKATPKMSVGSSLFDQIMFYVAIKRRPRLYVINLLVPSGFLVAIDALSFYLPAESGNRAPFKITLLLGYNVFLLMMNKLLPANGTPLISVYFALCLTLMVVSLLETVFITYLLHLATTQPPPVPQWLHSLLLRCTCPRKCCLTALQKDNRGQGLSAPCLPDLKEPGELVGKELGPRETKLNGSSGLTRVQLVDLWVQLSHMMDTLLFRLYLLFLASSICTVIVLWNT